In the Wyeomyia smithii strain HCP4-BCI-WySm-NY-G18 chromosome 2, ASM2978416v1, whole genome shotgun sequence genome, one interval contains:
- the LOC129723669 gene encoding phospholipase ABHD3-like, with translation MIADLYAYLTNLPRWHIFAIFLVGYLLYYLMEVVKRPILAIADGPFKKYLRKNIPILEMKFWPTFWCVESRAQTVFASIIRSNMIPDIDYRREVLTLKDGGEVALDWLDMNCDSESPLIIILPGLTGESQAEYIKCLVTSANRIGIRTVVFNNRGLGGVELKTPRLYCASNSEDLLEVVNHVRKLNPHVKIGATGISMGGLILGNYLANYSEESKQILTAAKIISVPWDVNKGSDSIEQPYLNSMLGRHLAGSLCRTVRKYDILRHEDFDWDMDQVLQSKTIKEFDSHFTSKHFGYKDVDSYYAQATLHNKLHKIKVPLLCLSAADDPFQPLDAIPIKAAAKSSHVAILITARGGHIGFLEGWWPANKEQYMGRLFSQFFAATLFDPNNEFYRTAQLMMEHNLQTSTSVPTTPISGSSSPIRKKSIPF, from the exons ATGATTGCAGATTTGTACGCTTATCTGACTAACTTACCTCGATGGcatatttttgcaattttcctTGTTGGATATCTACTGTACTATTTGATGGAGGTTGTTAAG cgacCCATTCTTGCAATCGCAGATGGCCCGTTTAAGAAATATCTTCGCAAAAATATCCCTATACTAGAGATGAAATTTTGGCCCACCTTCTGGTGTGTGGAAAGTCGGGCCCAAACTGTCTTTGCTAGCATCATTCGTTCCAATATGATTCCAGACATAGACTACCGTCGTGAAGTTCTAACATTAAAAGACGGGGGTGAGGTAGCGTTGGACTGGTTAGATATGAACTGTGATAGTGAGTCGCCGCTTATTATCATCCTTCCAGGGTTGACAG GCGAATCACAAGCCGAGTACATAAAATGCTTGGTGACTTCAGCTAATCGTATTGGTATCAGGACAGTGGTGTTCAACAATCGTGGCCTAGGGGGAGTTGAACTGAAAACGCCTAGGTTGTACTGTGCTTCTAACAGTGAGGATCTGTTGGAGGTAGTTAACCATGTAAGAAAATTGAAtcctcatgttaaaattggcgCCACCGGAATATCAATGGGTGGATTAATATTAGGGAATTACTTGGCCAACTATAGCGAAGAGTCGAAGCAAATACTCACTGCCGCAAAGATAATCTCGGTGCCATGGGATGTTAATAAGG GATCTGATAGCATCGAACAGCCTTACCTTAACAGTATGCTCGGACGTCACTTAGCAGGAAGTTTATGTCGCACAGTACGTAAATATGATATTCTTAGGCATGAGGATTTTGATTGGGACATGGATCAAGTTTTAcag AGCAAAACAATCAAAGAGTTTGATTCCCATTTCACGTCGAAGCACTTTGGCTATAAAGATGTCGATAGTTATTATGCTCAGGCCACGTTACACAATAAGTTACACAAAATAAAAGTGCCTTTGCTGTGTCTAAGCGCGGCCGATGATCCGTTCCAGCCGCTAGATGCAATCCCTATCAAGGCTGCAGCGAAGTCGTCCCACGTTGCGATTCTGATCACGGCTCGCGGTGGCCACATTGGTTTCCTTGAGGGTTGGTGGCCAGCTAACAAAGAACAATACATGGGCCGACTGTTCAGTCAGTTCTTTGCAGCAACTTTATTTGATCCGAATAATGAGTTCTATCGCACAGCGCAACTCATGATGGAGCACAACTTACAGACGTCAACTTCGGTGCCTACTACACCGATTTCTGGATCGTCCAGTCCCATACGAAAAAAATCCATTCCATTCTAA